In Pelosinus sp. UFO1, one genomic interval encodes:
- the hpdA gene encoding 4-hydroxyphenylacetate decarboxylase activase: MDTTGVIFDIQSFSVHDGPGCRTTVFMSGCPLSCRWCANPESWSRTPHIMFSERSCRYNKGCSLCKDTCNRGGLSFANGKPVLNWETCDACTTFECAEACCYSGLKQCAKEYTVDQLMKILKRDSNNWGGKGGVTFSGGEPLMQNKFLVEILKECVKNGFHTAIETTAYTDEEVYLNVMKYVDFVFVDIKHMDRQKHKEKTGVYNDIILSNISSVANSQWQGRIIIRVPVIGGFNDDVENMSKLIYFMQENNLFEINILPFHTLGESKWRQLGKNYDYATSGSVSDAQMEEIQDLFLHNNIACYIGHDTAF, translated from the coding sequence GTGGATACAACAGGAGTAATATTTGATATACAGAGTTTTTCAGTTCATGATGGACCAGGTTGTAGAACGACTGTATTTATGAGTGGATGTCCTCTAAGTTGTCGATGGTGTGCGAACCCTGAAAGTTGGAGCAGAACACCTCATATCATGTTTAGCGAAAGAAGTTGCAGGTATAATAAAGGCTGTTCATTGTGTAAGGATACCTGTAATAGAGGCGGGCTAAGCTTTGCTAATGGAAAACCAGTGTTGAATTGGGAAACATGTGATGCTTGTACAACCTTTGAATGTGCTGAGGCTTGTTGTTATAGTGGCTTAAAGCAATGTGCAAAAGAGTATACTGTTGATCAGTTAATGAAAATATTAAAAAGGGATTCTAATAATTGGGGCGGAAAAGGTGGTGTAACCTTTAGTGGTGGCGAACCTTTGATGCAGAATAAGTTTCTAGTTGAAATCCTAAAAGAGTGTGTAAAAAATGGTTTCCATACAGCAATCGAAACAACAGCATATACTGATGAAGAAGTATATTTGAATGTAATGAAATATGTAGATTTTGTATTCGTTGACATAAAACACATGGACAGACAAAAGCATAAAGAAAAAACTGGGGTATATAACGATATTATTCTTTCCAATATATCTTCTGTTGCGAATTCACAGTGGCAGGGAAGGATTATCATCAGAGTGCCAGTTATCGGTGGCTTTAATGATGATGTTGAGAATATGTCAAAGTTGATATACTTTATGCAGGAAAATAATCTATTTGAAATAAACATTCTACCTTTTCATACACTAGGCGAATCGAAATGGCGCCAACTAGGGAAAAATTATGATTATGCGACTAGTGGTAGTGTAAGCGATGCCCAGATGGAAGAAATACAGGATCTATTTCTTCACAATAATATAGCCTGCTATATCGGTCATGATACAGCGTTTTAA
- the hpdB gene encoding 4-hydroxyphenylacetate decarboxylase large subunit, producing MDELKEAKIKSILAAKGINSDKLSNQSTQALKEPTPRANALRDIFYNTLGTADMEFPYWYNRKWKELDGEVTVVRRAKALKEAFSRATPNIVPGEKLVMQKTRHYRGSFPMPWLSESFFIAQGDEIEKEAARSIGSAADELSHIGQGGGNVTKSFGEVVSIAGKFGMRKEEIPVLLKVAKEWVGKSVEDVSLRYEKMVPEYDTKEKIMRSLICMFDSGYTIPQGREVINYYYPLQYGFDKLKEMAEECRNQVAGNADGDGLIGMDRLYFYEAVIHGIEGLQQWIINYAKHARFLETTAVGNQEKEEYREIAECLESIAHNQPRNFREALQLSYTLHIAVLNEDVISGLSIGKLGQILYPWYEQDIDSGKLTKEEALELMELYRIKITCIDVFASAGVNGGVLSGNTFNNLSLGGLTRQNQSAANELEEIILDAGISCRTPQPTLTIMYEEKLPETFLIKGTECCKTGTGYPAWINNRNAMDFLINQYGSEGMTIEEARSVAIGGCLEISPCCWKTLTLNGKVYEIPGGAGQPTSVGVHFIANPKILELVLTNGKDHRTGMQVYPPHNKKLASFEELLATFNQYYEDTIGILAKTNNIEHDIWRKQNMSVINSFLKPDSLDKGQHIGNMGYRYNGTFNVETCGTITMVNSLASLKSLVYDSKKYTLEEMTDGILNNFGYKQAAEINNYSLAEQVKIAENNQYDRIYADCLTTPKFGNNNAYVDTILKEYEEWLVIACSRAESLYGKKMYPCQISVSTHGPQGAATLATPDGRLGGTTYSDGSVSAYPGTDTSGLYALFESANIWDHTTSQNSQMNLKIHPGALQGIQGTRKLLDLTKAYMRRGGTHVQYNIIDSTILKQAQKAPGEHRDLLVRVAGFTQYWCELGKPIQDEVISRTEHEGV from the coding sequence ATGGACGAGTTAAAAGAAGCTAAAATTAAAAGTATTCTAGCAGCGAAAGGGATAAACTCTGATAAGCTCTCTAATCAGAGTACACAAGCATTAAAAGAACCAACACCTAGGGCGAATGCTTTAAGGGATATTTTTTATAATACTTTGGGGACAGCAGATATGGAGTTTCCATATTGGTATAATCGGAAATGGAAAGAATTAGATGGCGAGGTTACAGTAGTCAGAAGAGCGAAAGCGTTAAAAGAAGCATTTTCTCGCGCTACACCTAATATTGTGCCAGGTGAAAAACTGGTCATGCAAAAGACCCGCCATTATAGAGGATCATTCCCAATGCCTTGGCTAAGCGAAAGTTTTTTCATCGCTCAAGGAGATGAGATAGAAAAGGAGGCTGCCAGGTCCATCGGAAGTGCTGCAGATGAACTCAGCCATATAGGGCAAGGCGGTGGAAATGTAACGAAAAGTTTTGGGGAAGTAGTTTCCATCGCTGGTAAGTTTGGAATGAGAAAAGAAGAGATACCTGTATTGTTAAAAGTTGCGAAGGAATGGGTTGGAAAATCTGTTGAGGATGTAAGCCTTAGGTATGAAAAAATGGTACCAGAATATGATACCAAAGAAAAGATAATGAGAAGTTTAATCTGTATGTTTGACTCTGGTTATACAATACCACAGGGGCGCGAGGTCATAAATTATTATTATCCTCTACAATATGGTTTTGATAAGCTTAAGGAAATGGCAGAGGAATGTAGAAATCAAGTTGCTGGAAATGCAGATGGTGATGGCTTAATCGGTATGGATCGTCTTTATTTTTATGAAGCTGTTATACATGGAATAGAAGGATTACAACAGTGGATTATTAATTATGCCAAACATGCAAGATTTCTAGAAACAACGGCAGTAGGTAATCAAGAGAAAGAAGAATATAGAGAGATAGCTGAGTGCCTAGAATCCATTGCCCATAATCAACCTCGTAATTTTAGAGAGGCATTACAGCTGTCCTATACCCTGCATATTGCAGTATTAAATGAAGATGTAATATCAGGTCTATCCATCGGGAAACTTGGACAAATATTATATCCATGGTATGAGCAGGATATCGATAGTGGTAAGTTAACCAAAGAAGAAGCCCTTGAGTTAATGGAGCTATATAGAATTAAAATAACTTGTATCGATGTTTTTGCTTCTGCAGGGGTTAATGGTGGGGTATTATCAGGTAATACCTTTAATAATCTATCTCTGGGCGGGTTAACAAGACAGAATCAATCGGCAGCGAATGAATTAGAGGAAATCATATTGGACGCAGGGATCAGTTGTAGGACTCCGCAGCCAACGCTAACAATTATGTATGAAGAAAAACTTCCAGAAACGTTTTTAATAAAAGGTACTGAGTGTTGTAAAACTGGAACGGGATATCCTGCTTGGATTAATAATAGAAATGCTATGGATTTCTTGATAAACCAATATGGCTCTGAAGGAATGACAATTGAAGAGGCGCGATCCGTCGCAATCGGAGGATGTTTAGAAATATCTCCTTGTTGTTGGAAAACATTAACACTCAATGGCAAGGTGTATGAAATTCCAGGTGGCGCTGGCCAACCTACTAGTGTTGGTGTTCACTTTATCGCAAATCCGAAAATTTTGGAACTTGTTTTGACTAACGGAAAAGATCATCGTACTGGAATGCAGGTTTATCCACCGCATAATAAAAAACTTGCCAGCTTTGAAGAATTACTTGCAACATTTAATCAATATTATGAAGATACGATAGGGATTCTTGCTAAAACGAATAATATCGAACATGATATTTGGCGGAAACAAAATATGTCGGTTATCAACTCTTTTCTTAAACCAGACTCTTTAGATAAAGGGCAACATATAGGGAATATGGGTTACCGGTATAATGGAACATTTAATGTGGAAACTTGTGGAACCATCACAATGGTCAACTCTCTAGCGTCCTTAAAAAGTTTAGTATATGACAGCAAGAAATATACTCTTGAAGAAATGACAGATGGTATTTTAAACAACTTTGGCTATAAACAAGCCGCTGAAATTAATAATTATTCATTAGCAGAGCAGGTAAAGATTGCCGAAAATAATCAGTATGACAGAATATATGCTGATTGCTTAACAACTCCTAAATTTGGCAATAACAATGCTTATGTTGATACTATTTTAAAAGAGTATGAGGAATGGTTAGTTATTGCTTGTTCTCGTGCCGAATCTTTATATGGTAAGAAAATGTATCCTTGTCAAATATCAGTATCAACTCATGGTCCACAAGGTGCGGCTACGTTGGCGACTCCAGACGGACGATTAGGTGGAACTACTTACTCTGATGGCTCCGTATCTGCATATCCAGGAACAGATACAAGCGGTTTATATGCTTTATTTGAATCAGCTAACATTTGGGATCACACCACATCCCAAAACTCTCAGATGAATCTTAAAATTCATCCAGGTGCATTACAAGGTATTCAAGGAACAAGAAAATTATTGGATTTGACTAAGGCCTATATGCGCAGAGGCGGCACCCATGTCCAATATAATATAATAGATTCTACTATATTAAAACAAGCACAAAAAGCCCCAGGGGAGCATCGTGATTTACTGGTTCGTGTAGCTGGTTTTACACAATATTGGTGTGAATTAGGCAAACCAATACAGGATGAAGTAATATCTAGAACTGAACATGAAGGAGTATAG
- a CDS encoding DUF5320 domain-containing protein, which produces MSRDSLKTLIRLALVLSFASSLIGLIAGFLGEDEDRKDDKEYLENEIKLRNELNEIHKEIDQLKAQIISNG; this is translated from the coding sequence ATGAGCCGTGACAGTTTAAAAACATTAATTAGACTGGCATTGGTATTATCCTTTGCTTCAAGTCTTATTGGACTGATTGCTGGATTCCTAGGTGAAGACGAAGATAGAAAGGATGACAAAGAATATCTGGAAAATGAGATAAAACTTAGAAATGAATTAAACGAAATTCATAAGGAAATTGATCAATTAAAAGCTCAAATCATCTCTAATGGTTAA
- a CDS encoding YmaF family protein, producing the protein MTEDIRKKHEDDCECECECSPTQTHVHEFQGSVKIAEADTDPHNHRFAGVSSEVIPQGNSHVHEILTSTDFYEDHHHEVGIRTGLPIDVGNGRHVHFATGVTTVADGHFHEFQFATLILDPIGD; encoded by the coding sequence ATGACGGAAGACATTAGAAAGAAACATGAGGATGACTGTGAGTGTGAGTGTGAGTGCTCTCCAACCCAAACACATGTACATGAATTTCAAGGAAGCGTCAAGATTGCTGAAGCGGACACGGACCCGCATAACCATCGGTTTGCCGGGGTTTCAAGTGAAGTTATACCGCAGGGAAACAGTCATGTACATGAAATATTAACTAGCACAGATTTTTACGAAGATCATCATCACGAAGTTGGAATCAGGACAGGTCTCCCAATTGATGTAGGTAATGGCAGACATGTGCATTTTGCAACTGGCGTAACCACTGTGGCTGATGGGCATTTTCACGAATTCCAATTCGCTACCCTAATTCTAGACCCAATTGGCGATTAG
- a CDS encoding sigma 54-interacting transcriptional regulator — MATICLRITNQDRVGLVLDISQVLARDNINILSMEVSPNIMYLEIESLSPNKYAFIHKQLCLIPQIITVDLISNMPHQEREQQLKAVMDTIGDGILAIDKEEVITHFNPAAEKILSYQSNEVLGKKIKDIFVSEIPLLEALHEGTPYSNCEFVVSTTRGKSHYITSGCPIRDANGITIGAVAVLKAMHDVKELVYSVTKPHINRFADILHVSEKMKHVINLAKLVAKNDSTVLIRGESGTGKELFARSIHMESLRREKIFAPINCAALPDALLESELFGYEDGSFSGAKKGGKSGLFEYANAGTIFLDEIGELSASLQAKLLRVLQDGKIRRIGSNQEISVDVRIIAATHRNLEEMIRKKEFRDDLYYRLNVIPIYIPPLRDRKEDLPLLIESLLLKINHRLKKQVTHLSQPAMSKLMQHDWLGNVRELRNVIERAVSLVSQGEITPEHIMLDQMNLQTASSVLPITNRKLKEVLAEMECHILREAIKTHGTSRQVGNVLGLSHTGVLNRMRKYDLSEKKV; from the coding sequence ATGGCTACTATTTGTCTGAGAATTACCAATCAGGATCGGGTGGGACTTGTTCTTGATATCTCGCAAGTCCTGGCAAGGGATAATATTAATATCTTATCAATGGAAGTCTCACCAAATATTATGTATCTAGAAATAGAATCACTATCACCTAATAAATATGCTTTTATCCATAAACAATTGTGTTTAATTCCACAAATTATTACTGTCGACCTAATCTCTAATATGCCTCACCAAGAGAGAGAACAACAGCTCAAAGCTGTCATGGATACGATTGGTGATGGCATTTTAGCAATTGACAAAGAAGAAGTTATAACCCATTTCAATCCCGCCGCTGAAAAAATTCTAAGTTACCAAAGTAATGAGGTACTAGGTAAAAAAATTAAAGATATTTTCGTATCTGAGATACCTTTATTGGAAGCACTACATGAGGGGACGCCTTATAGCAATTGCGAATTCGTAGTCTCAACGACGAGAGGTAAGAGTCATTATATTACTAGTGGGTGTCCAATAAGGGACGCCAACGGTATTACTATTGGTGCAGTAGCAGTATTAAAAGCCATGCATGATGTTAAAGAGCTGGTATATTCCGTAACAAAACCTCACATTAATCGATTTGCTGACATCTTGCATGTGAGCGAAAAGATGAAACATGTCATTAATCTGGCGAAGCTTGTTGCAAAAAATGACTCTACAGTACTGATTCGTGGAGAAAGTGGTACTGGTAAGGAACTTTTTGCCCGCTCTATCCATATGGAAAGCCTTCGTCGAGAAAAAATATTTGCTCCCATTAATTGTGCAGCTCTGCCAGATGCTTTGCTCGAAAGTGAATTATTTGGTTATGAAGACGGATCTTTTTCAGGGGCAAAAAAAGGTGGTAAAAGTGGCCTTTTTGAATATGCTAACGCTGGGACGATCTTTTTGGATGAGATTGGTGAACTCTCCGCTAGTCTTCAGGCTAAACTATTACGGGTACTGCAAGACGGCAAGATCCGGCGCATTGGCAGCAATCAAGAAATTTCTGTTGATGTTCGAATTATTGCTGCCACTCACCGGAATCTAGAAGAAATGATTCGAAAAAAAGAGTTTCGCGATGACTTATACTATCGCCTTAATGTCATTCCTATCTACATCCCCCCACTGCGTGATCGCAAAGAAGATTTGCCTCTATTAATTGAAAGTTTATTATTAAAAATAAACCATCGCTTAAAAAAGCAAGTAACCCATCTCTCACAGCCTGCAATGAGTAAACTGATGCAACACGATTGGCTGGGAAATGTTCGCGAATTAAGAAATGTTATTGAACGAGCAGTTAGTCTGGTTTCCCAAGGGGAAATTACCCCAGAACATATTATGTTGGATCAAATGAACTTACAAACAGCTTCTAGTGTGTTACCCATTACAAATCGAAAATTGAAGGAAGTTCTAGCAGAAATGGAGTGCCATATTCTTCGCGAAGCGATTAAGACTCATGGGACATCACGTCAGGTTGGTAATGTCCTTGGTTTATCCCATACAGGTGTATTAAATCGAATGCGAAAATATGATCTTTCAGAAAAAAAGGTCTAG
- a CDS encoding 2-hydroxycarboxylate transporter family protein — translation MKTEETLVMDQMGSSPWDKVRTFKIGVIPLPLYLIIAAVIYAASVYGKLPADMIGGFAIMMIMGIFLGDVGIKLPILKDIGGPAILCMFVPSIMVFYNLLNPASMKAITAIMKTSNFLYFYIACLVTGSILGMQRQVLIQGFLRLFVPLVVGTLGSVIVGVSVGVLAGLGAHHTFFYIVIPIISGGIGEGILPLSMAYSEILNQPYEKFIPQLVPAAMLGNVVAIMLAGYLKKLGERKPHLTGNGMLVKAGDDALLKAAQEGNNKPVEFPLMGAGLLLACSFFIFGQIANVFISIPAAIIMIFSAAIVKALNIMPAKMEQGAYHMYKFVAASLTWGLMVGLGVLYTPWGDVVAALTPAYVLTVAATVIAMISSGFYIGKVMNMYPVESAIVTACHSGLGGTGDVAILSASNRMEMMPFAQVATRLGGASVVVLAAILLRMWQ, via the coding sequence ATGAAAACGGAAGAAACGTTGGTTATGGATCAAATGGGATCTAGTCCGTGGGACAAAGTGCGCACATTCAAAATAGGTGTGATTCCTCTTCCCTTATATTTGATTATTGCAGCTGTCATTTATGCCGCTTCTGTTTACGGAAAATTACCCGCTGATATGATTGGTGGATTTGCTATTATGATGATTATGGGGATTTTTCTAGGGGATGTAGGAATTAAGTTGCCTATTCTTAAAGACATTGGCGGTCCGGCTATTTTGTGTATGTTTGTTCCATCTATAATGGTATTTTATAATTTATTGAATCCAGCATCGATGAAAGCAATTACTGCTATAATGAAAACTTCTAATTTCTTATACTTCTATATTGCTTGCTTAGTTACAGGAAGTATTCTAGGTATGCAACGTCAAGTATTGATTCAAGGCTTTTTGCGGTTGTTTGTACCATTAGTAGTGGGAACTTTAGGGAGTGTCATTGTGGGTGTATCCGTAGGAGTGCTTGCAGGACTTGGAGCGCATCACACTTTCTTTTATATTGTAATTCCAATTATTTCTGGCGGTATCGGTGAGGGGATTCTACCTCTTTCCATGGCTTATTCCGAGATTTTGAATCAACCCTATGAAAAGTTTATCCCTCAGTTGGTTCCAGCAGCCATGCTCGGAAATGTGGTAGCAATTATGTTAGCTGGTTATTTGAAAAAATTAGGTGAACGTAAACCTCATCTAACTGGAAATGGTATGTTAGTTAAAGCAGGCGATGATGCATTATTAAAGGCTGCTCAAGAAGGTAATAATAAACCAGTGGAGTTTCCTCTTATGGGGGCCGGTCTCCTTTTGGCGTGTTCATTCTTTATATTTGGGCAAATTGCTAATGTGTTTATTAGTATCCCAGCAGCTATTATCATGATTTTCTCAGCAGCTATTGTCAAAGCATTAAATATTATGCCAGCGAAAATGGAACAAGGTGCTTATCATATGTACAAGTTTGTCGCTGCTAGCTTGACTTGGGGTTTAATGGTAGGACTTGGTGTGTTATACACACCTTGGGGTGATGTTGTTGCAGCGCTAACTCCCGCCTATGTGTTAACAGTAGCGGCAACAGTTATCGCTATGATTTCCTCTGGGTTCTATATTGGTAAAGTAATGAACATGTATCCAGTGGAATCAGCAATTGTAACTGCCTGTCACAGTGGATTAGGCGGTACTGGTGATGTTGCGATTCTTTCAGCATCGAATCGAATGGAAATGATGCCTTTTGCTCAGGTGGCAACCCGTCTTGGTGGAGCGAGTGTGGTAGTTCTTGCCGCTATATTGTTAAGGATGTGGCAATAG
- a CDS encoding methyl-accepting chemotaxis protein: MKLKMKFLALVFITSSVLLAVTIMGYLDAKKQVTENIKNEMFSIVNSHSKQLDGWLLTKAQTAVVTSQNIQVVLGDNDIPVSFVQNYKSDPGVLDLYVGLEDGRMIDGSGSALPEGYDPRKRGWYKQGKETNKLTFTDAYVDALTKKYIVSAVVPLKNTAGNTKGIVGIDITLDILSERIKEINLHGKGNGFIVDQQGITLAHPDSTKISTNINENPQLKQMAKEMLSQDNGVQSYEENNVSKLMIYTKIPSTGWILGITVDKEDVYSQVKQLGYEFGLIALIGIIISIAASWVLASKITGNVTKLTEQAERLASGDLTEQNLIIKSNDEIGQLALAFSKMAENLRNLMKNVAQTAEQLAASSEELTASAEQSAHASVQVATSITEVAQGTEKQSNAVEEASLVVEEMSASIQRVVGNARTVAATSEQAASAASDGNVAIGSAVSQMNIIEKTVSGSAEVVAKLGNRSKEIGQIVDTISGIAGQTNLLALNAAIEAARAGEQGRGFAVVAEEVRKLAEQSQHAAKQIAEMINEIQVDTDTAVVAMNNGTREVHIGSEVVNKAGESFKQIEILVETVLSQVREITSSIQKVDVGSNKIVTAIQDINAITKNNSGETQSISAATEEQSASMQEIASSSHALANLAEEMQKAVRKFTI, encoded by the coding sequence ATGAAATTGAAAATGAAGTTTTTAGCATTGGTGTTTATTACGAGTTCTGTTTTATTGGCAGTTACAATCATGGGATATCTTGATGCTAAAAAGCAAGTAACAGAAAATATCAAAAATGAAATGTTTTCTATTGTTAACAGTCACTCAAAACAACTAGATGGTTGGTTATTAACAAAGGCTCAAACGGCAGTAGTGACTAGTCAAAACATTCAGGTAGTATTAGGTGATAATGATATACCAGTTTCTTTTGTGCAAAATTATAAGTCTGATCCTGGCGTACTTGATTTGTATGTAGGGTTAGAAGATGGCAGGATGATTGATGGCTCAGGATCAGCCCTTCCAGAGGGGTATGACCCTCGTAAACGTGGGTGGTACAAGCAAGGAAAAGAAACAAATAAATTAACATTTACTGATGCCTATGTTGATGCATTAACTAAAAAGTATATTGTATCAGCAGTTGTTCCATTGAAAAATACAGCAGGAAATACAAAAGGTATTGTTGGGATTGATATTACACTAGATATCTTAAGTGAGAGAATTAAAGAGATTAATTTACATGGGAAAGGAAACGGTTTTATTGTAGATCAACAAGGAATTACGTTGGCCCATCCAGATTCAACGAAAATTTCGACCAATATTAATGAAAATCCACAATTAAAACAGATGGCAAAAGAAATGTTATCTCAAGATAACGGTGTTCAAAGTTATGAAGAGAATAACGTATCAAAATTAATGATTTATACCAAAATACCATCTACGGGATGGATATTGGGTATTACAGTTGACAAAGAAGATGTTTATAGCCAAGTCAAACAGTTAGGTTATGAGTTTGGACTGATTGCTTTAATCGGCATTATAATTTCAATTGCTGCAAGCTGGGTATTGGCTAGTAAAATAACAGGAAACGTTACAAAATTAACTGAGCAGGCTGAGCGACTAGCTAGCGGAGATCTAACAGAGCAGAATCTGATAATTAAGTCTAATGATGAAATAGGACAGCTAGCATTAGCCTTTTCAAAAATGGCAGAAAACTTACGAAATCTAATGAAAAATGTGGCGCAAACAGCAGAACAATTGGCGGCATCTTCGGAAGAATTGACCGCTAGTGCCGAGCAGTCAGCTCATGCATCAGTCCAAGTAGCTACATCGATAACTGAGGTAGCACAAGGAACAGAAAAACAATCGAATGCAGTGGAAGAAGCTTCTCTTGTAGTTGAGGAAATGTCAGCAAGTATTCAGCGTGTTGTAGGAAATGCAAGGACAGTAGCGGCAACATCGGAACAGGCGGCTAGTGCTGCGAGTGATGGTAATGTGGCGATTGGTAGTGCTGTGAGTCAAATGAATATCATCGAAAAGACTGTTTCGGGATCGGCGGAAGTAGTAGCTAAGTTAGGGAATCGATCGAAAGAGATTGGACAAATTGTAGATACTATTTCTGGAATTGCTGGACAAACAAACTTATTGGCATTAAATGCAGCGATTGAAGCAGCTCGTGCTGGTGAGCAAGGGCGTGGATTTGCCGTTGTAGCAGAGGAAGTACGTAAATTAGCGGAACAATCTCAGCATGCAGCAAAGCAAATTGCCGAAATGATTAACGAAATTCAAGTAGATACAGATACGGCTGTAGTAGCTATGAATAATGGTACAAGGGAAGTACACATTGGAAGCGAAGTGGTTAATAAGGCTGGAGAATCCTTTAAGCAGATAGAAATATTGGTTGAGACAGTTCTAAGTCAGGTTCGTGAGATTACTAGTTCTATTCAAAAAGTAGACGTTGGCAGTAATAAAATTGTTACCGCGATACAGGATATTAATGCAATAACAAAAAACAATTCTGGAGAAACCCAAAGTATCTCTGCAGCCACAGAGGAACAATCAGCTTCGATGCAAGAAATTGCTTCTTCAAGCCATGCGTTAGCGAATCTGGCAGAGGAAATGCAGAAAGCCGTTAGAAAGTTTACAATTTAA
- the hpdC gene encoding 4-hydroxyphenylacetate decarboxylase small subunit translates to MALKHIDCLHFCSIDASKGICRLTKQFINIDTDVCDRLAVAPKCNNCKQFHDEDEQGIGICKGLSKEDWVYGSLNAGTCAAHEFKDKR, encoded by the coding sequence ATGGCATTAAAACATATTGATTGTTTACATTTTTGCAGTATTGATGCAAGTAAAGGAATATGCAGATTAACAAAGCAGTTCATCAATATAGATACTGACGTATGTGACAGACTAGCAGTAGCACCAAAATGTAACAATTGTAAACAGTTTCATGATGAGGATGAACAAGGTATCGGAATATGCAAAGGGTTATCTAAGGAAGATTGGGTATATGGCAGCCTTAATGCAGGAACTTGTGCTGCCCATGAATTTAAAGATAAGAGGTAA